In the genome of Malania oleifera isolate guangnan ecotype guangnan chromosome 5, ASM2987363v1, whole genome shotgun sequence, the window GTCACAGAATCCAACTGAATATTCCAGCTGAATCACAGCCTCAAGCTGCTGGTGCGCCAGGGCGTATCTTAGCACGGACTCCTTTGCATCGACAACAGTGGGGTACTTTTTCTCCTCGCTAGAGCACGTGCGCCTCATCGACAACACAGGCGCGAAACCTTTCAACACCCAGAACCCGTGGGACTCGTTAGCGTATGAGAGCCCAAGGCTGTGCGAAGGAACCGGGGCTAAGGATAGTAATCCTGCGCCCACCTCTCTTAAAATAAGCCACTTTGCTAACATGTAACTAACGGCGCGCGTGAAGCACAGCTCGGCGTCCGCTCCAACCGAAATCAGGAGCGCTCGCAGAACCGGCGCGTGCTCGCACGACAAAGCTTCCAGTTTCGGAGCCAGGACCTGATGGAAGTAGAGCGAGCCGACTTCACTGGGCGCGTCGCACGCGCACAGCCAGAAGAGGCGCGTGAGCAAGACTAGGTCAAAGAACCCGGAGAATGATTCGGGCGAGTGGGAGTCCATAATCCGCGAAACCGGGTCGGGTCGGAGCTTTGGGGGCTGCGGACGGAGGCAGGTGCCGACGGGCGCGAGGGGTGCGCGGGATATGACTTCTTGAAGAAGCTGCAGCAGGAGGGGAAGGAAAGGCTTCTCCGAAGAAAGGGGACACGCGTCGGAAACCCAGAGCGTCTTCGGATCATTGGAGGGGTGGAAATGGAAGCCTTGGACGCATACGGAGAAGGTGATCAACGCGTCTGAGTCGGACCCCGCGGTTCGCTCGGCTCTGAGTTGAATGGACTGTGCTGGGCTGTCTGGACTGGGGCTAGCAGTGGCGAGTTCGCGAACGAGGGAGGGGTGGGACTCGGACCACTCGTCCGGGTTGGGGAGACCGCATATCCACGACCAAACATCCATGGTGGCTTGAAAAAGATAATGGGATATGAGGTCTGGGGTTTTGTGCGTATTTAAAGATGGGGTTGGGGTTTGTATGAAGGGGGAGAAGGAGTGGTGGGAAGTTTGCCAAGTCGGTGATAAACCAAAGCCAGGCATGAAAGGAATGGGGGGAAATTGCACAACACCACGACTCTTATGATCACCTAGCCGCTTGAATTAAAATTGTGAGAAGGACGCTATACTGTACGTATAGCAAAGAAGGTGTGCACGTACGTGGGGTAGGTGCATGCAGCTGTACTTACATATATGGTTCGCGGCTTTACGCGGTCCTCATTTGGAAGAGATTTTTGTATTATAGTAAGTGAGCCAACATTAACTTATATAGGACGAAAAGTAAAGATATTAAGAAATTAATGTAAAGGAGGTAACACCTATTAATTACGGTGGAGATTAGCTCAATTTTTACTCTCTAGTAAAATATCCAAAGTGAAAGTATAACCCTGTAATGTAAATAAATATTCATTAGTAGAAAATTCAATAATAAAGTATACCAAAAGTCTATAAAAAAGACCTATTAAGGAAGCTAAGACATCTCATTTCATTTTCACTCACTCCTTTATTAGTTGTAATCATATAATCCTTCCAAATTCTCTAAGGTAGGCATAAAAGTGATCCCCTTGTACACTTCAAGTCCTCCAAGTCGTTCTTCTCTCATTCGTGGCAAGTGATCGAGGTCGtgattaattcaaattattttggAATAATTTAGACAATTTACTGCAATTCTGTCTTTAGACCAATTTTCTTGATGTCACAACGTCCCAGAGAAGAGTCCAGAATGGTGAGGAATATATTGAAAGTtgaatggagttgccactaattTGTTATTTTCCTAAATGCAGCTAGATCACTTAATTattacttgttgattggtctttTAGACTAATCTTAGGTCAAAGAACCAGTAGTCTTACTCTGCATTAACCAGAATTGGGATCAAGAGTTTAGTTATGCAAGGAAAAAGTACTAGCACCCCTTACACACCCATTATACAAGttgtacctaattaatcatgaattaccCCTAAATTTAATCTAATgttctttaattaactcctttaaaatatatatatatatgtataatataaaaagaatataaaaaatataatgcgatttaggaatgtataataaTGTCTCCAAAGGAGGGGATCTTATTATATAAACCCCCCTAATCAAAAATAGTAtaggtgaggtctaaaatacACTTTTATCCTTTATTATATTATTGGGacgcacacaaaaaaaaaaaaaaaaagattatatgTAGATAATACTCaaatactacaaaaaataaggttattaatgaagaatcaaaactgtcactaatacttataaattcgtcactaatagtattagttacagttttaaattagttgttgtATTTGTCgttatattattagtgacgaattttgaaatcgtcactaataatgtagtattagtaacggattaTAGCCGTCACTAAAACCCCAATTCCATCACTATAATATCTATATTTGTTCGacacaaatttgtcactaatagtagggtattagtgacaaatttcaaaatcgtcattagtgaaggatcaaaatcattactaatactctactattagtgacgaatcctgaaaccgtcactaatagtagagtattagtgaaaaatcaaaaccgtcactaataattattagcctttagtgaaggatcataattcgtcactaatagtgtagtattagtgatgacCAAACAACCATGGTGGCTTGAAAAAGCTAATGGGATATGAGGTGTGGGGTTTTGTGAGTATTTAAAGGTGGGGTTAGGGTTTGTATGAAGTGGGAGAAGGAGTGGTAGGAAGTTTGCCAAGTCAGTGATAAACCATAGCCAAGCATGAAAGGAATGGGGAGAAATTGCACAAGACCACGACTCTTACGATCAACTAATTAGCTAGCCGCTTGAATTAAAATTGTGAGAATGACGCTAGACTGTATGTATAGCAAAGAAGGCGTGCACGTACATGGGGTAGGTGCATGCAGCGGCACTTACATATATGGTCCGTGGCTTTACGCGTTCCTCATTTGGAAGAGATTTGGTATTATAGTAAGTGAGCGAACATTAACTTATATAGGaccaaaaaaatagaaagataTTAAGAAATTATTGAAAAGGAGGTAACACCTATTAACTAAAGTGGAGATTAGCTCAATTTTTACTCTCTAATAAAATATCCAAAGTCAAAGTGTAACCCTGTGATGCAAATAAATATCCATTAGTAGAAAATTCAATAATAAAGTATACCAAGAGTCTATAAAAAAGGACCTCTTAAGGAAGGTAAGACATCTCATTTCATTTCTACTCACTCCTTTACTAGTTGTAATCATATAATCCTTCCAAATTCTCTAACATAGCATCAAATTATCCCCTTGTACACTTCAAGTCCTCCAAGTCGTTCTTCTCTCATTCGTGGCAAGTGATCGAGGTCAtgattaattcaaattatttcaaaaaaaatttagataattcaCCACAATTGTGTCTTTAGGCCAATTTTCTTAATGTCACAACATCCCAGAGAAGGATCCAGAATGGTGAGGAATATATTGAAAGTTGAATGGAGTTgacactaacctgttattttcctAAATGCAGCTAGATCACTTAATTtttacttgttgattggtctttTAGACTAGTCTTAGGTCAAAAAACCAGTAGTTTTACTTTGCATTAACTAGAATTAGGATCGGGAGTTCAGTTGTGCGAGGAGAAAGTACTAGTACCCCTTACACACCCGTTATacgaacaatacctaattaatcatgaattacccctaaattgaatctaatgttcttcaattaactcctttaaaataaacaaatatatatagtagtgatggtttgggaaaatttgtcactaataacagAGTATTGGTGATGGTTTAGATTTGTCACGAATAATATGGTATTAGTCACAatttagattcatcactaataagc includes:
- the LOC131155354 gene encoding uncharacterized protein LOC131155354 encodes the protein MPGFGLSPTWQTSHHSFSPFIQTPTPSLNTHKTPDLISHYLFQATMDVWSWICGLPNPDEWSESHPSLVRELATASPSPDSPAQSIQLRAERTAGSDSDALITFSVCVQGFHFHPSNDPKTLWVSDACPLSSEKPFLPLLLQLLQEVISRAPLAPVGTCLRPQPPKLRPDPVSRIMDSHSPESFSGFFDLVLLTRLFWLCACDAPSEVGSLYFHQVLAPKLEALSCEHAPVLRALLISVGADAELCFTRAVSYMLAKWLILREVGAGLLSLAPVPSHSLGLSYANESHGFWVLKGFAPVLSMRRTCSSEEKKYPTVVDAKESVLRYALAHQQLEAVIQLEYSVGFCDRYIQVSVRVNNIRLHVAKLGFDRNGNDEEYGEERHFPSRIHISVGPEVGSTYVTNLSLARSTDNMEREVEIEKILKGSFEKSKLPTRVRVKGRTTTKTRLKSWRWNQDVEGNTVKFDAILYDNTNGFEIATWKASNEGSGKPYGIQNQYVGASGLFTKTGGLIFAGDECGEGVVWRLGKEMEGSVLKWRLGGKIWLTYLPKNVKSSYHETRCVEWWDEVDLPLIS